Within the Gemmatimonadota bacterium genome, the region TGCGATGTCGAGCAAATCCTGAATCATGCGCGACATCAACAACGCCGCCTCTTCTGCAAGCACGACGAGACCATGAGCCATGTCCGGCGTCGGCGGTGGATCGTCGTGCAGTGCGGACAGGCACATCGACATCGTGCTCAGCGGATTACGAAGATCGTGCGAGACAAGCGCCATGACTTCGTCGCGAGCGGCGGCAGCCTTCCGCATGCGCTCGGCAAGCACCCGGAGTTCGTCTTCTTTCCGAACCCGTTCGCTCACGTCGCGCAGGATCGCAGTATACCCCCATTCGCGGCCGACCAGAAATCGCGAGATCGACGCTTCCGCGGGAAACAATTCGCCATTCTTGCGTCGTCCCACGATGTGACTGCGCTCTCCCATACGTCGGGTCGTGTCGGACGACGCGGCGAATGCCGCGATGTGCGCGGCGTGCCGACTTCGCACGTCTTCCGGTAACAGCATATCCATCAGCTGTCCGATAGCTTCGGCCGAGCTGTACCCGAAAATCCGCTCGGCGCCCCAATTGAAGAGCGTGATCCGGCGTGCGCCGTCGATCGAGACGATGGCATCCGATGCCATCGAGACCATCCCGATGAACCTCGCCTCCGCCAGGCGATGCGCTTCTTCGCTTTGCTTCTGCCGGAGCAACTGAGCGAGCGGAGTTGCGACCGCGGACGCGAGCTTCACCAGCTCATCGTTGTTCGCGGGCACGTCGCGCATGTAGAACTGAAGGACGCCGACAAAATCATCGTCGGCGTACATCAGCGGGATGGCCACCGCTGCCCTGAGACGTGAAATGGCAGCCAGGGCACCGCGGGTGAAGATGCGCGACGTCGCCAGGTCACCGACCCAGACAGGACGCCCCGAATCCCACGCCGCCCCCGGAACCCCTTCCCCACGGTTGAACCGGAGTCCTGTCGCCTGGGTCGTAAACGTCTCGAGCCAGCCCTTTTCGCTCGTCCAGCTACCACAACACATGAGCGCTGGCGTTACGCCTTTCGAATTTTGCGGAATCCAGGCTTCGCCAAGCGGCCATCCCGTCGCCTGACAGATATTTCGCAGTGTCTCCTCGACCGCGAACGTGACGCTGGCGGTTTTGCATACCGCGAGCGCGATCCGCGCCAGCAGCTCGCCTTCCTGCTCTTCGTGTGTACGCCGGCCATCGGTGGCGACCGCCAGGAGAAGGACGGACCCGGTCTCCGCCAGTTCGCCGGCGGGCTGTATGACTACTTCAAAGGCGGCCTTTCCGTCACGCGCTTCTGCCGCAAAATCAAGCTGTACAACCCGTCCCCGGAAGGCTTCGTCGATCGCGTCCGCGACGGCCGCAGGGAGTATCCCGCGCGCAGAGGCGACGCCGTCCGGGGGGAGCCCAAAGAGACGGCGCGCTGCTGCCGTACCCTCCAGAACCTCATGATCCTGCGTCAGAATGAGCGCGTATCGCTCGGGATCCCCGAACAATGCGCGGAATGCATCCAGTACGAAATCCCTCGTATCCGATGCCATGGCATAAATGTACGCTGAGTCCAGTCAGGAATTCGGACGAGCTGTCATCCAAATACTGGACACGGCCGCCCCGATCGGGGGATATGTTCCGGAGTGATACTCTTCAGAAAAGGTGCGAGACCATGACGCTCGACATCATTCGAGTAGTGCTGGCTGACGATCATTCAGTTGTGCGCACCGGATTGAAAACCATCCTCAGCAAGGCTGCTGACATCGAAGTGGTTGCCGAAGCAAAGCACGGACGCGAAGCGGTAAGTCTGGTGGAGCGGTTTCATCCGCATGTCGTCGTGATGGACCTCGATATGGCTGGCGGCGACGGTACGGAAGCGACCAGGGAGATCGTCAGTCGGCTGAGCCCCACCAGAGTCCTCATCCTCACGATGCATGAGGAGGCAGAACATCTGTCACCCGCGCTGCACGCCGGCGCCTCCGGCTATCTCGTCAAGACCGCCGCGGACCGTGAGCTCGTCGATGCCATTCGGGCCGTTGCGTATGGCGATGTCTATCTAAGACCGACTGCTGCGCGAATGGTTGTCCAGCAACTCGTACACAAGGAACCGCGCCATGCCGATCGCGAACGGTTTGCGACGCTAAGCGAGCGCGAGGGACTTGTATTTCGGCATGTCGCGCGTGGATACTCCGGCCCGGAAATCGGGCACAAGCTGAACATCAGCGCCAAGACGGTCGAGACGTACAAGCAACGAATTCAGGAGAAGATCGGCGTGTCGCACCGCGCGGAATACATTCAACTCGCGGTCAAGCTCAAGCTATTCGACGAGGAGTGGGCACCGACCAAATAGCTCGCCACCGCGGGCTCGGTCTGGACATGGACATACGGACATGATGGTTTCGCATATTCTCCGCGAGATCTGTGAGCCACGGCATGCACCGTGTGAGCAGCCGTAACGATCGCTGCAGCAACATGGGCATCAAGCTGACTTCGGGCGTCGGCGCGTGCATGGAGTATCGCCTGCTCGCCGCAGGGTTCGGTGTCCTGGACCACACAGACCGCAGGAATTCCCGCCATTGGAGTCCAGCGATATCCCGGACTCGCCAGGCTCAGTGCGCCGGGAACAATGAGGAGTTGGGCAGACTCCGTCGCGCACAGCAGGGCGAGCCGCATATCGACATGCCCCGCCAACAACTCGAGCCGCCAGAATCCAGCCATCGGCGTGATCCTGTAGAGCTGCCGCGTAACGGAGGCGAGAAATTTTTCGATCGGCGCCTCCCCGTAGAGCGCATACCCATCCGGAAGCCACGTGACGGCGCGAACGCTGGCACCGGTACCCTGCGAAATCGCGTCGGCAAGCCGCAGGGCGCCGTCGCCGGACGGTGTTCCGTCACACATCACGACAATGTGCTGAATCGACGACGGAATGCTCCGGGCGATGTCCTTCGCATCCGGCGGGCCGAGTCGCTGCGCGCATCTTGTGTACATGGCTCTGCGAGTGATTGGGTTTACAAACCGGTCAGGGCTGGGGCGATCAGCATCGAACACGATGCATGGCGGATGAGGCCCCGTGTAACGTCATCGCCCACGGGCGGGGAAGGATCTGCTGGGGAGACGGCACGCCGGCCGGACAGGCCACAGGCAATGACGTCCGCCTGAATACCTTCAGCGAAGCTGAGCGTCTCCCGCGCCGCGTCTCCCAGCAGCATGATGGACTCGACGCAAACGCCGGATTCGTCACGAAGGGAGTGTTCGATATTCAGCAACTGGCGTCGCCGCTCTTCCAGCTCCTGTGCAGACGCATAGGAAACGACATGGATCAGGTACATGCGCGCGTCCGGTGCACTGAGACGTTTGACGATGTGCGCAGCGTGGATACTCGCGACGCTGAAGTCGATCGCGACCACGACGCGACGTGCGATTCCTCGAAGTGTTGGTGCCGCGATGTAGATCGGGACCGCGCACTGCATCAATGCATCGGTCGCGCGCTCATCTTCGGACTGCAGATCGAGACTCCGCTGCCGTCGCTGTCCGATGACCATCAATTGTGCATGACTCCGCGTCACGAGATCACAGGTCGTCTGGCCGAGCGGCCCATCGTGCACCGTGATTGGCCAGTTTGCCGCCTCGCCGACCGTGAGAGCCACTTGCGCCGCGATCATTGCGCAGCGTGCGTCCCGTTCTTCGGAAATCTCTTCCTGCGCGCCGCACTGCTTTCGCGGGTCATGAGAAACGTGGGACGCGCCGGCTGTATTATCACACTCTCGACATGCCGGTGACGCATGCTCCACGATCGAGAATACCTGCACATTTGCTCCGACGCGGCCCGCTATGAATGCGGCTGCGATCAGTGCGGTGTCCGCATGCGGATTTCCGTCTGTGGCGACAAGAATCGGCGCCTCACGCATGGCAGACACAAGCGACCCGGAAAGCTCTGTGGCCTGGGATTCCATTGCAGGGTGTCGCGAAGGGAAAGAGGCAGAATGACACAAGGACATACTATCTCGCGCACGGGAACGTCATGTCGGGAATTCAATGCATTTCGTGTAAGGACCTCGCGCCACCGCGCCACCACTCTTACGGACAAGGATGTCGGCTTTTCCCCGTCATCAAATACGGACGTATCTGACAGCGAGGTCATCCGCACAATCGCTAGGTTTTGCTGTACCTCGATTACACCACAGAAGCGGAGGCCCGAAATGGCAAGCGCGAACAAAGAACATGCAAGAATGACGGGGTCCTCCAGTCCGCCGGTATTTCGACAGCTCGCCCATCACGAAGCAGAGGCCCTGCTGGAACGCAATCACGTCGGACGCCTGGCGTTTACGTTGCATGACAGCGTGGACATCGAGCCCATCAGCTACGTCTACACGCATGGATGGCTGTACGGCCGCACTTCGCACGGCACCAAGCTCGCCATACTGACGCATCACCACTGGGTCGCATTCGAGGTAGACGAGGTCGCTGGCCAGTTCGACTGGCGCAGCGTAGTCATAAAGGGTGAGTTCGAGATAATTCCGGCCGATCTGTCGGGGCCGGATGCACTCGCATATATCAAGGCACTCGAGCTGCTGCGCCAATTGGAACCGGACACGTGGACCGAGCATGATCGGGCGGCATTCCGGAACGTGCTGTTTCGCATCCACATCAATGAGATCAGCGGGAGAGAGGCGACGTCGACCCAGTCATGACCAGATTGAGATCTGCTGAGTGCCACATCGGACTGTTCTTACCACGATCGCTGAACTGCCGTGCTCCGTGCCCGCCGGCGGGGAGGGATATACTCCTGCGAGCATATCCCTCCTCAACGCGGCTGGCGATTCGCGCACCTCAAAGAACGCCGACCGTCAGGAGATCCTCGACTTGACGAACGCCCGGGGCAGCCCACGCGGCACGCTCGGCGTCGTTGCGCTCGGTCCATGACCGCACAGTCCCGCGCAACGTCACGGTGCCATCGCTCGCAGATACCTGAACGTGCTTCGAGTCGATTTCCGCGTATCGCTTCAAGGCGGACTCGATCTTCCCTTTGACGTCGCTCACGGAGACACTCGGCGTCACCGCGATCAGATTGGACACGCCGCGCACTCCGGTGAGCGACCGAACGGAAGCTTCCGCCGCGCGTCGCTGGAAATCCCATTCGACGTGCCCCCGCAGCGTGACCCACCCATCCTCGACGTCGACCTGGATCTTGTCTTCAGGTACGGAGACGTTCCAGATGAAGCCGTTGAGAACGGCATGTGCAATGTCCGTATCGTTCCGCTTGTACTCGGGCAGCAGGTGCACTTCCAACTCGTCCGCGAGTGCCTTGACGCCGGACACCCGGCGCGCGGCCTTCTCGGCTGCATATTTCTGACTGTAGTTGCGCACTTTACCCGATAGCGTGACGACACCGGCCTTTGCTGCAACACCGACTTCTGTCGCTGTCAACGCGGGGTCCCACGCCAGTTCGTCGATCACGTTCTTCTGTAATGCTGTGTCGGAATACATTGTACGATCCCTCACTCGATGAGTTTGATGGACGTGCTTCGCGCCAGCCCGTGTCGACACGGTTGAATCAGCCCGCCGGCTGACATTCTGAAACGTGCACGCCCACAACCGCGTACGCAGTCCGGAAAAACATGAATTTGCGTCCGGAAGTCCTGACGTCGAATGTCAGTCATGAGACGACATCGCGCATCGCGCCTGCTTGCTGCTCTTTCGACCGCTCCGGCGTTGCAGTATTGTATACAATCCTGATTCCTGACCTATCCAAATGCGCATCCATAAACTCGAGTCCAATGCCGGTGGAAAGCTCACCGCAAAGCGCTCTGCCAGGCCGGCGTCACGCCCGCCCCGCTCCACCCCTCATGAGCGTGTGACACTCGGCGTCATCGTCGGCAATCGGGGCTTTTTCCCCGGCCACCTCGCGAGCACGGGACGCGATGACATGCTCAAGGCGCTCGCCGAGGAAGGGATCGACGCGATAGCGCTCGGTCCGGAGGATTCGGTGCACGGAGCCGTCGAGAGTCGCGACGAGGCCAAGGCATGCGCGGCGCTCTTCCGCGCCAACGCCGACAAAATCGCCGGCGTGATCGTCACCCTGCCGAATTTCGGCGACGAGCGCGCGATCGCGGAGACGCTCCGCATGGCCCGGCTCGACGTGCCCGTGCTCATCCACGCCACCGCCGACGATCCGGCCAGAATGGGCATCGATGCACGACGCGACGCTTTCTGCGGCAAGATGTCCGCCTGCAACGTGCTCACGCAGTACGGCATTCCCTACTCGCTCACGTCACTGCACACCCAGCGTCCGGAATCCGAGAGCTTCCGCGCCGATCTGCGCAGCTTCACCAGCGTCTGCCGCGTCGTACGAGGTCTCAAGCATGCGCGTATCGGCGCAATCGGCGCTCGGCCGGCCGCGTTCAAGACAGTTCGGTTCAGCGAGAAGATACTCGAGGCCTCCGGAATCGCCGTCGAGCCAATCGATCTGTCCGAGATTCTCGGACGCATCGACCGCCTCGCGAACGACGACCCTCACGTTCGCACGAAACTGGACGAGATCGAGGCCTACGTCTCAACGGACGGCATCCCGTCCGAAGCGCTCATGAAGATGGCCAAGCTGGGCCTCGTGATCGACCGCTGGATGCACGAGGCAGACGTAACGGTAAGCGCAATCCAGTGCTGGACCTCCATGGAAGAGTTCTTCGGCGTGGTACCATGCACGATCATGAGCATGATGAGTGATGTGAATCTTCCCAGTGCATGCGAGATGGACGTGTGCGGCACCATCAGCATGTACGCACTGACGCTCGCGTCCGGGACGCCCAGCGCTCTCCTGGATTGGAACAACAACTACGGAGATGATCCCAACAAGGCCGTATGCTTCCACTGCAGCAACCTGCCGAAGGCTTTCTTCGAAGACGTGCAGATGGACTATCAGGCGATCATAGCCGGCACCGTGGGACGGGAGAATACATACGGCACCGTCGTAGGCAAGGTGAAGGCGAACCCGATGACGTACGCGCGCTTTTCGACTGACGACCGCAGCGGCCGCATCCGCGGCTATGTCGGTGGCGGGCGATTCACGAACGATCCGCTCACCACGTTCGGCGGCGCCGGCGTGGTGGAGATTCCGCGCCTGCAGGAATTGTTGCACTTCATCTGCGAGAAGGGCTTCGAGCATCACGTCGCGGGTACGATGGCAACCGTGACCGATTCGGTGCACGAGGCGACGTCGCGATATCTTGGCTGGGACGTCCACAAGCACGCGTAGCAGAGTGCCTATCGTCGCAGGGGTCGATTTCGGCACGCAGAGCGTGCGCGTCGCGATCGTCGACAGCAAGGCTGGACAGCTCGGTGCCGGCGTCGCCGGATTGCCGCTGCTGCGCGATCCGAACGATCCCGACTTCGCGACCCAGCCGCACGACGCGCAGATGAATGCGCTGGTCGACGCGATGCGGCTTGCACTCGCGGACGCGAGAGTCGATGGACATGACATTCTCGCACTGGCGCTCGACACGACCGGATCGTCGGTGATACCGGTAGGCGAAGGACTCGTCCCACTCGACGATTACTATCTCTGGGCCGACCACCGCGCAAAGCATGAAGCCGCGCTGATAACAGAGATCGCGCATCGCGAGGGATTGGAGGCGATCCAGTACTGCGGCGGTGTTTATTCCGCCGAGTGGGGCTTTGCCAAGCTGCTGCACTGGCTGCGAAACAATCCCGACAAGCGCGACAGGTTCGTGACAGCGCTCGAGAACTGCGACATGGTTGCGGCGACGCTGTGCGGCGTCTCCGATCCGCGCGAGGTCGCCCGCTCGATCTGCGCCATGGGACACAAGTGGCTCTGGAACGAGGAGCTCGGCGGCCTTCCATCGGAGGAATTCCTCTGCGCGGTGGATCCGCTGCTGGCCGGCGTGCGCGCGAAGTTGCAGGGCCGCTATCTCACGTCGGAGCATGTCGCGGGCGAACTGTCCGCGGATTGGGCCGCCAAGCTCCGTCTCAGAGCTGGAATTCCAATTCCGGTTGGTGCATTCGACGCACACTGGGATGCCATCGGTGCCGGCCTCGTCGAAGGCGACGTCGTCAACGTGATCGGGACGTCCACGTGCATCGTCGCCATCGGGAAGAATGTCGACTGCGTACCGGGCGTCTGCGGAGTGGTGCGCGGATCCGCGCATCCGGATTATGTCGGCGTCGAGTCGGGACTGTCCGGCGTGGGCAGCATCTTCGAGTCCATAGCAACGCGAAGCGGAAGCACGGTCGAGGAGCTCTCCGCCGGCATCGAGCACTATCGCGCGGGCCAGACCGGACTGCTGCGGATGGTGTGGGACAACGGCGACCGCACGGTGCTGGTGAATCCGCATCTTGGCGGTGTGACGTTCGGCTGGAATCTGAACCACAGCGCGCGTGACGAGCTATTCGCCGCAATCGAGGGGACCGCGTTCCACACGCGCATCGTACTCGAACGAATGGCGGAGCACGGCGTGCCGATCAATCGCGTGATACACGGCGGCGGGATAGCGCAGAAGAACGACGCGCTCAACCGCGTCTACGCAAACGTGCTCGGCAAGCCGATTCTCGTGCCCGAGCGTCCGATCACGGGACTCGGCTCATCCATCTTCGCCTTTCTCGCCGCCGGTGTCTTCGGCACGATCGAGGAAGCGCAGGCCGCGCTCTGCCCGCCATTTCGCGTCATCGAGCCCGAGCCGCGCGAGCAGGCGACCTGTGAACGGCTGTATGAGATGTACAGGTCGCTGTACTTCGCGATGGGTGATCCATCGTCGCCCGCGATACGTGTCGGCACCGTGCTCCCGGACTTGCGTCGGATCGCGGCCGAGGTTCGCGCAGCCAGGGCGGCCGCAGTGCAGTGATGCGGCGCTGCCGATTGGGCTGTATACTTTATCCAATCTCAGGAAGGCATCTGATTCCAGCTTCGGATAAGGATCTACTCCCATGTCGGATTCCGTATCACGGCGCGACGCCATCAAGCGCCTCGCCACGATCACCGCGGGCTTCGCGCTAAGCGGCGACATCACCCGCGGCGGACTCACCATCCGCCGCACCGCTCGCGACATCACCATCGCCGGCCAGCCAGTGGAGATCACCGTCTTATCGCTGAGCCCGCAAACAGCGCGACTCACGATTCGCCCACTGCAGAACGGGCAACCACAGCCGCTGCCAATCACGGGTGAGCTCGTTGACCACGAGATTGGAAAGATTTCGCGGCGCGGCCGCACTGCGACCGACCTTGCACGCGTGCGAGCTGGCGATCTGTTCGTGACGGTGACCGACGACCCGCCGAGGATTCGAATCGAGACCGCCAGCGGCACGATCGTTCAGGATCTCGCGTTCGACGCATCGACACCCGGCATGTCGTTCTCCCTCGGACACGGACCGCTGCTCGGCCTCGGCGAGGGAGGCCCGCAATTCGATCGCAAGGGAAAGACCGATCCCATGATCATCGGACAGGGCGGCTATCGCCTGTCGACGAACGGAACTCGCGCCCCGATTCAGTGGCTCGTGGGAACCGACGGCTGGGCGATGTTCGTTCATCGACCGCACGGCACATTCGATTTCACCGGCACTACGGGGAAGTTCATCCCCTCGCCGGCGTTGCCGCTCGACATATTCGTCGTTTCGTCGAAAGAGCCGCGCGTGATCATGCGCGAGTACGCGCGCATCACCGGCCTGCCCGAGATGCCCGCACTCTGGGGGTTCGGCTACCTGCAATCGTCCCGCACCCTCGCCGGTCCTGATGAAGTAATGGGCGTCGCGCGCACCATGCGCGAGAAACGGCTTCCATGCGATGCACTCATCTACCTCGGCACGGGTTTTTGTCCGTCGGGCTGGAACACCCGCAACGGTGACTTCACCTGGAACTCCGCAAACTTCCCATCGCCAAAGCAGCAGGTCGCGGCGTTGCACGCAGAGCATTTCAAGGTCGTGCTGCACGTGGTCGTGGAAGGGCATCATCTCACGGGTACCGTGTCGGATCCATGCACCGCTGCGCCGCTTCCGAGCGGAGTGACTCCCGACGGACACTGGCCACCCGACCGGCAGGTTGCGTGCTACTGGCCATCGCACAAGTCCGTGATGGTGGACGACGGGATAGATGGATGGTGGCCGGATCAGGGCGATGGCTTCGATGGTCCGTCGGAACTCAACCGCCATCGCATGTACTGGGAAGGCACTCAGCTCTTCCGTCCCAACGAGCGTCCCTTCGCGCTTCACCGCAATGCATCGGCGGGCGTGCAGCGGTTTGGCGGCCTTCTCTGGTCCGGCGACGTCCAGTCACGCTGGGAAACGCTGCGCACTCATGTCGCTGTCGGTATCAATGCAGGTCTCACTGGATTGCCGTACTGGGGAACGGACATCGGCGGATTCGTTCCAACGTCGGAGTACACGGGGGAGCTGTACGTGCGCTGGTTTCAGTTCGGTGCATTCTGTCCGCTGTTCCGATCACACGGACGCAACTGGCATCTGCATCTGCCGTGGGGCTGGGATGGAGGTGATGGCGGTCCGCCGGAGACACGCAATTTTCAGGTGGATCCGGCAGAGTTGCATAACACCACTGTCGAGCCGATATGCCGGAAATATCTGGAGCTGCGTTATCGCCTGTTGCCATATCTGTATACCGCCGTTCGTGAGAGTCACGACACGGGGATGCCCATCATGCGCGCGCTGTGGCTGCACCATTCCGGAGAGGAAGCCGCGGTCGCGCGCGGCGACGAGTATCTCTGGGGCCGAGATCTGCTCGTCGCGCCCGTGGTGGAAAAAGGCGTCACATCACGGCGCCTGTACCTTCCGCGCGGAAGCTGGTTCGACTTCTGGACCGAACAGCGCACCGAAGGCGGTCGCGAAATCGATCGCGCAGTGGACCTCGCGACCACGCCACTCTACGCGCGTGCAGGCTCCATCATACCAATGGGCCCGGTCAGACAATACGTCAGCGAGCAGAGCGACGAGCCGGTGACTCTGGTTGTCTATCCGGGCGCCGACGGTGAATCGTCATGGTACGAGGACGACGGAAATACGTTCGATTATCGACGCGGTGATTTCATGCGTATCAACATGACGTGGCACGATGCAACACGCCGGCTCAGCCTGCGCCTCGCACCAGGTTCACGCATGCGCGAGCCTGCACCGCGACGCATCGATGTGCGCGTGGCAGGAAGTAAGAAAGTGACTTCGCTCTCGTTCACCGGTCGTGAGATCGAAATCTCGCTTTGAGCGCTGACTGAATCGAACCCCATGCAACATCGACCTGCCAATCGCTAGCTCTTTACCTGCCCGTAATACGCCGCCGGTCCGTGCTTGCGCAGAAAATGCTTGTCGAGCAACGCCGCCGGAATTGCATCCGCGTTCGCATTCAGCGTAAGTGTCGCGTACGCCATACGAGCCACTTCCTCGAGCAGGTCCGCAGTCTCCACCGCGGCGCCGACAGATTCACCCCAGCAGAAACTCGCATGCCCCGCCACGAGCACCGCCGGCATTCGCAGCGGATCGATGTTCGCGAATCTGCGCACGATCTCGCGACCGGTGTTGGCCTCGTATTCCGACTGAATGTCGTCCGCCGAGAGATGCGCGGTCAATGGAATCGCGCCGTGAAAATAGTCGGCGTGCGTCGTGCCGAGGCACGGAATCTCGCGTTGTGACTGTGCCCAAACCGTGGCGTAATGCGAGTGCGTGTGGACCACGCCGCCGATGCGATCGAACGCGCGGTACAGCTCCAGATGCGTGGCAAGGTCCGACGACGGGCGCAGACTCCCTTCCACGACGTCACCGTTCATGTTCACGACTACCATCTGCGCAGGGGTCATCGCATCGTACGGCACACCGCTCGGCTTGATCACCACGACACCGGACTCACGATCGATCGCGCTTGCATTCCCGAAAGTGAATCGCGCGAGCCCGCGCTCCGCCAGTTCCTTGTTCGCTTCGCAGACTTCGCAGCGAAGATCCAGCAATGCACCGCGTCTGTCCGTCATACGATACCCGCCCGCTGCTTTGCACGCTGAATGATCGCCGTCATCGCATCACGATGGCTGGTGAAGGTGTCGTCCACGACCTGAAGTGTGGGAATGCTGTTCGGCGAGAGCGATAACGTCTCGGAATTGAACCGGCCGAATCCCGATTCGTGTACGCCGCTGCTGCCGCGGCCCGGGGCTGGGCTGCTGAGATGCTGATACGCGTGACTGTACTTCGACCACAGTGGCCCCAGACCGACCTGAAACATTGGAATGAAGCCGTGCAGCGCGTCATATGGCATCTCACCGACGCATGCAACCTGTGGATGCTTCGCGCGCAGACTCTCGACCAGTCGCCGCGTTCCCTCGTGCATGTCGCCATTGGTGCTGTTGACGTGGCCGCCCACGATGTCGAGAAAATACGCGTCGACGCCGTAGCGCGTTATCATGTCGGAGATCCGGCCCTCGAGATGCTCGCGCCACGCGTCGGCGCCGAGGTTCATGTACGCGAGCCATCCGTCACCGTGACGGTCGTTGTTCCAGTCGACCCAGTCCAGATTGTAGACGTTGCCGTCGATCTTCCGTGTGACCGCGCTGGCAATCGTGGGCCAGCTGGGCAGCTTCGTGTTTGCGGCGTTCGTGCCGTACATCGGCATCAGCTTGAAACCGAGCTTGTGACCCTCGTCGATCAGCCGACGGAAGCCTGCTTCGCCGCCCATGCGATCGGAGACCGTGTACGTCGGATAGTCCCAGTAGTAGCGTCCGTCCCACGCGGGCAGGAACACCAGCACGCGATCGGCTGGAATCTGCGTCGCCATCCAGCGCAGAATCTCCAGCATCTTCGCGAAATCGTTGAACATGTAGCCCGTGTAGTGCATGCCATGCAGCGTCGTCACCATCGCCAGCTTGCGCATCCACGCCGGCACATCGGTGCGCGTCTCCCATGACTTGAGAGAAAAGGCTTTCTCGACGTGTTGCATGTGCAGAGCTGTCGCGTCCTGCTCGTTTGCGACGCGGCCGAGCCGCCACGCAGGCACGACAACCTTCCTGTCCTCGCGCCACCCGTCGTGCTCGTAGACCGCCTCCACTCGATAGCCCGTCTCGCCCGGCGCGAGATAGAATCGCTTTGGGCGCATGCGATCGTCCAGCGACGAAACGTAGAACACATCGGTCGGCGTCTGGATCATGAGCAGCGGCGTCGTCATGCTTCCACCGGGACCGTTCAGATCACCGGCGCCGAATGCGTAACCAGCGAGCATCTCGTCGTCGTGCGGATCGCGGAATCCGCCTGCGCCGAACGAAACGTGACCGCGCGGCACGCTGCGGACGATCGTGGTGACCGACTTGACCGGCCGT harbors:
- a CDS encoding ATP-binding protein — its product is MASDTRDFVLDAFRALFGDPERYALILTQDHEVLEGTAAARRLFGLPPDGVASARGILPAAVADAIDEAFRGRVVQLDFAAEARDGKAAFEVVIQPAGELAETGSVLLLAVATDGRRTHEEQEGELLARIALAVCKTASVTFAVEETLRNICQATGWPLGEAWIPQNSKGVTPALMCCGSWTSEKGWLETFTTQATGLRFNRGEGVPGAAWDSGRPVWVGDLATSRIFTRGALAAISRLRAAVAIPLMYADDDFVGVLQFYMRDVPANNDELVKLASAVATPLAQLLRQKQSEEAHRLAEARFIGMVSMASDAIVSIDGARRITLFNWGAERIFGYSSAEAIGQLMDMLLPEDVRSRHAAHIAAFAASSDTTRRMGERSHIVGRRKNGELFPAEASISRFLVGREWGYTAILRDVSERVRKEDELRVLAERMRKAAAARDEVMALVSHDLRNPLSTMSMCLSALHDDPPPTPDMAHGLVVLAEEAALLMSRMIQDLLDIASIDAGKLSIERTEQAVGPTLEQAVEMHRPIAAEQEIALVMDLPPGLEERMLTIDRERIVQALSNLIGNGCKFTRAGGSVTVSAAALADAVQVTVRDTGRGIPVDAIPHVFDRFWHARRGAAQRSTGLGLAIVRGIIEAHDGRIWVESTVGEGSAFHFTLPSLAVSGNGRHVAGEVPHEDQVTR
- a CDS encoding universal stress protein; translated protein: MREAPILVATDGNPHADTALIAAAFIAGRVGANVQVFSIVEHASPACRECDNTAGASHVSHDPRKQCGAQEEISEERDARCAMIAAQVALTVGEAANWPITVHDGPLGQTTCDLVTRSHAQLMVIGQRRQRSLDLQSEDERATDALMQCAVPIYIAAPTLRGIARRVVVAIDFSVASIHAAHIVKRLSAPDARMYLIHVVSYASAQELEERRRQLLNIEHSLRDESGVCVESIMLLGDAARETLSFAEGIQADVIACGLSGRRAVSPADPSPPVGDDVTRGLIRHASCSMLIAPALTGL
- a CDS encoding fucose isomerase, which translates into the protein MRIHKLESNAGGKLTAKRSARPASRPPRSTPHERVTLGVIVGNRGFFPGHLASTGRDDMLKALAEEGIDAIALGPEDSVHGAVESRDEAKACAALFRANADKIAGVIVTLPNFGDERAIAETLRMARLDVPVLIHATADDPARMGIDARRDAFCGKMSACNVLTQYGIPYSLTSLHTQRPESESFRADLRSFTSVCRVVRGLKHARIGAIGARPAAFKTVRFSEKILEASGIAVEPIDLSEILGRIDRLANDDPHVRTKLDEIEAYVSTDGIPSEALMKMAKLGLVIDRWMHEADVTVSAIQCWTSMEEFFGVVPCTIMSMMSDVNLPSACEMDVCGTISMYALTLASGTPSALLDWNNNYGDDPNKAVCFHCSNLPKAFFEDVQMDYQAIIAGTVGRENTYGTVVGKVKANPMTYARFSTDDRSGRIRGYVGGGRFTNDPLTTFGGAGVVEIPRLQELLHFICEKGFEHHVAGTMATVTDSVHEATSRYLGWDVHKHA
- a CDS encoding BON domain-containing protein, with translation MYSDTALQKNVIDELAWDPALTATEVGVAAKAGVVTLSGKVRNYSQKYAAEKAARRVSGVKALADELEVHLLPEYKRNDTDIAHAVLNGFIWNVSVPEDKIQVDVEDGWVTLRGHVEWDFQRRAAEASVRSLTGVRGVSNLIAVTPSVSVSDVKGKIESALKRYAEIDSKHVQVSASDGTVTLRGTVRSWTERNDAERAAWAAPGVRQVEDLLTVGVL
- a CDS encoding response regulator transcription factor yields the protein MTLDIIRVVLADDHSVVRTGLKTILSKAADIEVVAEAKHGREAVSLVERFHPHVVVMDLDMAGGDGTEATREIVSRLSPTRVLILTMHEEAEHLSPALHAGASGYLVKTAADRELVDAIRAVAYGDVYLRPTAARMVVQQLVHKEPRHADRERFATLSEREGLVFRHVARGYSGPEIGHKLNISAKTVETYKQRIQEKIGVSHRAEYIQLAVKLKLFDEEWAPTK
- a CDS encoding pyridoxamine 5'-phosphate oxidase family protein, producing the protein MTGSSSPPVFRQLAHHEAEALLERNHVGRLAFTLHDSVDIEPISYVYTHGWLYGRTSHGTKLAILTHHHWVAFEVDEVAGQFDWRSVVIKGEFEIIPADLSGPDALAYIKALELLRQLEPDTWTEHDRAAFRNVLFRIHINEISGREATSTQS